CCAATGTCGTCGAGGTGGCCATCAAGCGCCTGCGGGCCAAGCTCGATGGGCCCTTCGACAACAAGCTGCTGCACACCATCCGAGGCATGGGCTATGTCCTGGAAAGCCGTGCGGGCTAACTCCATCGCGCTGCGCCTGTCGGCGCTGTTCATCCTGGTGGCGGTGGGGGTGTTCCTGCTGATCGGCTCGGCGTTGTATCGCCAGGTCGACCACAGCCTCGACCTGCTGCCGGCCGCCGAGCTGGATGCGCGCTTCAGTGTGCTCGAATCCACCCTCAACCGCTTCGGCACGGCCGATCACTGGGCCAAGGTCAGCAACAAGCTCAACCTGCTCAGCGAAGAGGACAAACGCATCCGCTTCTGGGTGGTCAGCAGCGACCCGGCATACGAGTATGGCCACCCCAGCGAGCGGGTCCGTGCGTTTGCCGAAGGCCCGCAGGGCATGCGCGACCTGCGTCTGCCCGACCAGCCCTACCCCTACAAGGTGCTGGTCAGCGAGCTGCCGGCCCTGGCCGACCGCCCGCCGCTGCGCTTTCTGATCGGTATCGACACCGAAACCTTCTGGCAGGCGCAGCACAGCCTGCTGGTGGCCATTGTCGGCCTGGCGGTGCTCGGTGTGCTGCTGGCGTCTGTGCTCGGTTACTGGGTAGCCCGCATCGGCCTGCGCCCGTTACTGGCGCTGTCCAATGAAGCCCAGGCGCTGGCACCGCCACGCCTGAACGGGCGCCTGCAGACCCACGACCTGGCCCCGGAGCTGGCGCAGTTCGCCGGGGCCTTCAACGCCGCACTCGACCGGGTCAGCCAGGCCTACTCGCGGCTGGAGGCGTTCAACGCCGACGTCGCCCACGAGCTGCGCTCGCCGCTGACCAACCTGATCGGCCAGACCCAGGTGGCACTGACCCGCGGCCGCAGCGCCGAGCACTACTTCGAAGTGCTGCAATCGAACCTCGAAGAGCTCGAGCGCTTGCGCAGCATCATCAACGACATGCTGTTCCTGGCCAGCGCCGACCAAGGCAGCAAGGCCACCGCACTGACCCAGGCCTCGCTGGCCGAGGAAGTGGCGACCACGCTGGACTACCTGGACTACATCCTCGAAGACGCGCACGTCAGCGTGACGGTCAGTGGCGATGCCCAGGCGCCGATCGAGAAAGCCCAGCTGCGCCGCGCGCTGATCAACCTACTGAACAACGCGGTGCAGCACACCGCGCCCAACCAGCAGATCCAGGTGCGGATCGACAGCGGGCCGGAGCAGGTCAGCATCGCCGTGAGCAACCCGGGGCCGGCGATCGATGATGCGCACCTGCCACTGCTGTTCGAACGCTTCTATCGGGTGGATGCGGCGCGCAGCAACAGTGGCGGTGGCAACCATGGGTTGGGCTTGGCGATCGTCAAGGCGATTGCATTGATGCATGGCGGAGAGGTTTTTGTGCACAGTGAGGCCGGCGCCAACACCTTTGGCATTCGCCTGCCAAGCGCTCAACTACGCGGGTTTCCAGCAAAAACCTGAGCAATCGCCGCACGATCGTTACCTTTTGCGCAATAGTGCTTATCGTACTTCGCTCTGTTTCAAGTGCCTTCAAGGGACTAACTTTAGCCCTGTCCTCATTAGCACTTGCATCGCAAGAAGGTAGTTTCAAATGTCCAACAGTATGGGTATTGCCAGCGTCTTCGTTCTGTCTTCCCTGTTGTTGTCGCCCCTGGCCATGGCCGAAGAATCCCAGGCTTTCGTCGCCCGTAATGCAGAGCTCGCCGCCGTCCATCAAGAGGCCCGCGACGCTGTAGCCGCACACCAGGCCGACGCCGTAAAAGATGCGAAGCAGACAGCTTCCAAGGTAAACATCGACGCTAACGCTGACAGCTGATCAGCCGCTGTACCTGCTCCCGATTTCCCTTGGCTACGCCATGGGCACCGCCGGTGCCGATATGTTAGCCTTTTAAAGCCGCTGCCGATCAGCGGCTTTTTTTATGTGCTTTAACTCTCAGCCCCGCTGTAATTTCCCCAATAAAAAAGTTGCACATTCAAAAATAAAAACTGCCCCACCGTCAGACCAAAGGAGCTAGTACCGGTGCCTTCCGCGTTTCGTTTTACCCCGATGTTCATTGCATTGACTGCAATGATGCCTATCGCCGCTCAGGCAGATGAAGACAAGGCTGATGGCTTCATCGAAGGTTCTTCTTTCAAGCTGCATTTTCGTAATGCCTATTTCAACCGCGACAACCACAACGCCGGCGCGCGCGACACCCGCGAGTGGGGCCAGGGCGCGGTTGCGCGCTTCGAGTCCGGCTATACCCCTGGCGTGATCGGCGTTGGCGTGGACGCCCATGCCATGCTGGGCCTCAAGCTCGACGGCGGTGGCGGCCATGCCGGCACCAGCATTCTGCCGGCGCATGTCAAGGACGATGGCGAGTTGGGCGCGGCCCCGCATTCGTTCTCTACCGCTGGCGCGGCGGTCAAGCTCAAGGCCTTTGACACCGTGCTCAAGGCGGGTGACCTGTTCCTCACCAACCCGGTGATCGCGGGCGGCGAAAGCCGCATGCTGCCGCAGACCTTCCGCGGTGTGAGCCTGACCAACACCAGCATCGACGGCCTGCTGCTCGAAGGCGGCCAGGTCAGCTTCACCAAGCCGTACAACCAGAGCGGCCACCGCCGCATCGACACCTACTACGGCTCGCTGGACGAACACGACAAGAGCAAGCACCTGAACTGGGCCGGCGCATCGTGGAGCGGTACCGAGAACATCACCGCCAACCTTTACGCCGCCGAGCTGAAGGACATCTGGAACCAGTACTACGCCGACTTCGACTACACCTATGTGGTCAACGACCTGGTCAGCCTCAACCCGGGCGTGCACTTCTACCACACCCAGGACACCGGCCAGGCCCTGCTGGGCAAGATCGACAACAACACCTACAGCGTGCACTTCACCGTCAACGCCGGGTTCCACAGCGTCACGGCCGCCTACCAGCGGGTCAATGGCGATACGCCGTTCGACTACATCAACCTGGGCGACAGCGTGTACCTGGACAACTCGCGCATGTACTCGGACTTCAACGCGCCCAATGAGCGCTCGTGGAAGCTGCAGTACGGCTATGATTTCGCAGGCCTGGGCATCCCTGGCCTGAGCACGACACTGTCGTATTCGCGTGGTGAGGCAGACCTGACCAAGGCTGACCAGGGCAACACGCACTACGACTACTACCGCGCCGACGGCAAGAATGCCAAGCACTGGGAACGTGACCTGGACGTGAAATACGTGTTCCAGGAAGGCGACTTCAAGGACCTTTCGGTGCTGGTGCGTTATGCCGCACACCGTGGCAGCCAGGGTTATGCGTCGATCGACAGCAACAGTGACAACGATGAACTGCGCGTGATCGTTGATTATCCGTTGAACGTGTTCTGACCCGCTCCTAGATTTCATTGACTTAACGCAGACCCAGTGGGAGCGGGCTTGCCCCGCGAACACCGGCGCAGCCGGTGCCAGGCACCGCATGAGGCCATTCGCGGGGCAAGCCCGCTCCCACCGGATTGAAGGCAGGCTTGCGACCACTGTTCTCTGCACCACCGCGTGATTCCGTCGGACAAATCTTGTCCGACAATCACCACTTCCCTAGAATGTCGCCGCCGCGAATGGCCCTGCCTCAGCAGTAGCGAGCATGCTCACCCGATCACCGCGTTTTGCACTCTACAGGTCGCACCCCGAGCTGATCCTCAACCTGGGCAGTTGCCTCGCCGTGCTCGCCATCGTGGCCATCGTCAGCTACCTGCTGGCCCGTGAGCGCGACAGCGTCGAGGTGTCCGCCATCCGCTCCTCCAACAACATCGTCCAGTTGATCGAAAGCGACATCGTGCGCAACGCCGAACTCTACGATCAGTCGTTGCAAGGGCTGATTTGGGCGGTCGGGCGCAAGGAGTTGCCAGAAGTGCCCGGCGCGTTGCGCCAGCGCCTGTTGTTCAATGAAGCGTTCGTCGACCGTAAACGCGGTGACGTGCTCTGGCTCGACAAGCAAGGTAACGTGGTGGGCGATTCCACCAGCGCTATTCCACGCAAGGCCAACTTCGCCGACACCGGGGTGTTCAGGGCGCATGTACGCGACGCCAACCTCGGTTTGCTGGTAGGCCCGCCCTTCAAGGCCAGGCTGGGCGACCT
The sequence above is drawn from the Pseudomonas putida genome and encodes:
- a CDS encoding heavy metal sensor histidine kinase, with amino-acid sequence MSWKAVRANSIALRLSALFILVAVGVFLLIGSALYRQVDHSLDLLPAAELDARFSVLESTLNRFGTADHWAKVSNKLNLLSEEDKRIRFWVVSSDPAYEYGHPSERVRAFAEGPQGMRDLRLPDQPYPYKVLVSELPALADRPPLRFLIGIDTETFWQAQHSLLVAIVGLAVLGVLLASVLGYWVARIGLRPLLALSNEAQALAPPRLNGRLQTHDLAPELAQFAGAFNAALDRVSQAYSRLEAFNADVAHELRSPLTNLIGQTQVALTRGRSAEHYFEVLQSNLEELERLRSIINDMLFLASADQGSKATALTQASLAEEVATTLDYLDYILEDAHVSVTVSGDAQAPIEKAQLRRALINLLNNAVQHTAPNQQIQVRIDSGPEQVSIAVSNPGPAIDDAHLPLLFERFYRVDAARSNSGGGNHGLGLAIVKAIALMHGGEVFVHSEAGANTFGIRLPSAQLRGFPAKT
- a CDS encoding OprD family porin translates to MPSAFRFTPMFIALTAMMPIAAQADEDKADGFIEGSSFKLHFRNAYFNRDNHNAGARDTREWGQGAVARFESGYTPGVIGVGVDAHAMLGLKLDGGGGHAGTSILPAHVKDDGELGAAPHSFSTAGAAVKLKAFDTVLKAGDLFLTNPVIAGGESRMLPQTFRGVSLTNTSIDGLLLEGGQVSFTKPYNQSGHRRIDTYYGSLDEHDKSKHLNWAGASWSGTENITANLYAAELKDIWNQYYADFDYTYVVNDLVSLNPGVHFYHTQDTGQALLGKIDNNTYSVHFTVNAGFHSVTAAYQRVNGDTPFDYINLGDSVYLDNSRMYSDFNAPNERSWKLQYGYDFAGLGIPGLSTTLSYSRGEADLTKADQGNTHYDYYRADGKNAKHWERDLDVKYVFQEGDFKDLSVLVRYAAHRGSQGYASIDSNSDNDELRVIVDYPLNVF